From Kineosporia succinea, the proteins below share one genomic window:
- a CDS encoding helix-turn-helix transcriptional regulator: protein MASELGEFLRTSRAALSPEDAGVEPGRGPGEAPRRVRGLRREEVARLAGVSVDYYTRLEQGRHSTPSETVVNALARALRLDDVTRAHLLDLAHPARRERGREAPPAQRVRPALRQMMASFTDHPALVLGRRTDVLASNTLATRLFTDWKALPPGTRNYTRWVLLDPAARERFVDWESVAADAVGTLRREAGRRPGDPSLNELVGELTIASPQFRAAWDGHRVHERTHGTKRMRHPEVGAITLRFETLVLPGDDDQTLFVYSTDPGSPSSDNLRLLGMLGTPATTTTPAASGPPTHPAAPASSASTTAPVTAAPSATTTSSNSSARRENTAPDR from the coding sequence ATGGCTTCAGAGCTGGGTGAGTTCCTGCGCACGAGCCGGGCCGCGCTGTCGCCCGAGGACGCGGGCGTGGAACCGGGCCGGGGCCCGGGCGAGGCACCCCGGCGGGTCCGTGGACTCCGGCGGGAGGAGGTCGCGCGGCTGGCCGGGGTCAGCGTCGACTACTACACGCGGCTGGAGCAGGGCCGGCACAGCACGCCGTCGGAGACGGTGGTGAACGCGCTCGCCCGGGCCCTGCGGCTCGACGACGTGACCCGCGCCCACCTGCTGGACCTGGCCCACCCGGCCCGCCGCGAGCGCGGTCGTGAGGCCCCGCCGGCGCAGCGCGTGCGCCCGGCGCTGCGGCAGATGATGGCCTCGTTCACCGACCACCCGGCCCTGGTCCTCGGCCGCCGCACCGACGTCCTGGCCTCGAACACGCTGGCCACAAGGCTTTTCACGGACTGGAAGGCCCTGCCGCCAGGCACCCGCAACTACACGCGCTGGGTGCTGCTCGATCCGGCGGCCCGGGAACGGTTCGTCGACTGGGAGAGCGTGGCGGCGGACGCGGTGGGCACGTTGCGTCGCGAGGCGGGCCGGCGTCCCGGTGACCCGTCGCTGAACGAGCTGGTCGGGGAGCTCACCATCGCCAGCCCGCAGTTCCGCGCGGCCTGGGACGGCCACCGGGTGCACGAGCGCACCCACGGCACCAAGCGGATGCGGCACCCCGAGGTCGGGGCCATCACGCTGCGGTTCGAGACGCTCGTGCTGCCGGGCGACGACGACCAGACGCTGTTCGTCTACAGCACCGATCCGGGCAGCCCGTCGAGCGACAACCTGCGCCTGCTGGGGATGCTCGGCACCCCGGCGACGACAACGACCCCGGCGGCTTCCGGGCCGCCCACACACCCGGCCGCCCCCGCGTCCTCCGCGTCCACCACCGCACCGGTGACCGCCGCGCCATCGGCGACCACCACGTCCTCAAACTCGTCGGCCCGGCGCGAGAACACCGCGCCGGACCGGTAG
- a CDS encoding acyltransferase has protein sequence MAELQLEVQGEDHDIQISPEARLAGSKIKIRNNGGPCSVHIGAGVSGKWSISVAGGAKVVIGENSTCESAMLVAHSAGITIGEDCMFSFSVEIRDTDTHAIYDIDSGERINPDKPIVLGDHVWLGKQVMILKGANVGAGVIVGARAVVSGKVPPLSVAAGIPARIVRQNVVWTRRIGKGQLDLDPAAMAVVASVRDIEGVPGD, from the coding sequence GTGGCAGAGCTTCAACTCGAGGTCCAGGGCGAAGATCACGACATCCAGATCTCGCCCGAGGCCCGCCTGGCCGGTTCGAAGATCAAGATCCGGAACAACGGCGGCCCTTGTTCCGTGCACATCGGTGCGGGCGTGTCCGGCAAGTGGAGCATCTCGGTGGCCGGCGGCGCCAAGGTCGTCATCGGTGAGAACTCGACCTGTGAGAGCGCGATGCTGGTCGCCCACAGCGCCGGCATCACCATCGGCGAGGACTGCATGTTCTCGTTCTCGGTCGAGATCCGCGACACCGACACCCACGCCATCTACGACATCGACTCGGGTGAGCGCATCAACCCGGACAAGCCGATCGTGCTGGGTGACCACGTGTGGCTGGGCAAGCAGGTGATGATCCTCAAGGGTGCGAACGTCGGCGCCGGGGTCATCGTCGGTGCCCGCGCCGTGGTGTCGGGCAAGGTGCCGCCGCTGTCGGTGGCCGCCGGTATCCCGGCCCGCATCGTGCGTCAGAACGTGGTGTGGACGCGTCGCATCGGCAAGGGGCAGCTCGACCTCGACCCGGCCGCGATGGCCGTGGTGGCGAGCGTGCGTGACATCGAGGGCGTGCCGGGCGACTGA
- a CDS encoding pirin family protein, protein MSDVEPRPDAVICENGDARDLEVLDPRDVPLGGPRAMSVRRTLPQRGRTLIGSWCFLDHYGPDAVETTGGMRVPRHPHTGLATVSWLFTGEIDHLDSAGFEARVRPGEVNLMVAGRGISHEEISTPHTRTLHGAQLWYALPDGTRHMPPTFHHYAPAPVSVGEAEIRVFLGSLAGSTSPVPTYTPPLLGAEIRLPAGGRADLELRADFEYGVLPDGGAVHLDGTRVASDHLAYVPLGRRRVTLAAGEEPVRLVLIGGVPLGERIVMWWNFVGRDHDEVAAFRAAWQAEISAGPGLSDERFGPFPAGRPDPLPAPVMPPLRLRPRD, encoded by the coding sequence GTGAGCGATGTGGAGCCCCGGCCGGATGCGGTGATCTGTGAGAACGGCGACGCCCGGGATCTCGAGGTCCTGGATCCGCGGGACGTGCCGCTGGGCGGTCCCCGGGCGATGTCGGTGCGGCGCACCCTGCCGCAGCGCGGGCGCACGCTGATCGGGTCGTGGTGCTTCCTCGACCACTACGGGCCGGACGCCGTCGAGACCACCGGCGGGATGCGCGTCCCCCGGCACCCGCACACCGGGCTGGCCACTGTCAGCTGGCTGTTCACCGGCGAGATCGACCACCTCGACTCGGCCGGGTTCGAGGCCCGGGTGCGGCCCGGTGAGGTGAACCTGATGGTCGCCGGGCGCGGCATCTCGCACGAGGAGATCAGCACCCCGCACACGCGCACCCTGCACGGGGCCCAGCTCTGGTACGCGCTGCCCGACGGCACCCGCCACATGCCGCCCACGTTCCACCACTACGCGCCCGCCCCGGTGTCGGTGGGGGAGGCTGAGATCCGGGTGTTCCTGGGCTCGCTCGCGGGCAGTACCTCGCCGGTGCCGACCTACACGCCGCCCCTGCTCGGCGCCGAGATCCGGCTGCCGGCCGGGGGCCGCGCCGACCTGGAGCTGCGGGCCGACTTCGAGTACGGCGTGCTTCCCGACGGGGGTGCGGTTCACCTCGACGGCACCCGCGTCGCATCCGACCACCTGGCCTACGTGCCGCTCGGAAGACGGCGGGTCACGCTGGCCGCGGGTGAGGAACCGGTGCGGCTGGTGCTGATCGGCGGGGTGCCGCTGGGGGAGCGGATCGTGATGTGGTGGAACTTCGTCGGCCGCGACCACGACGAGGTGGCGGCCTTCCGGGCCGCCTGGCAGGCCGAGATCAGTGCCGGGCCGGGGCTTTCCGACGAGCGGTTCGGGCCGTTCCCCGCCGGCCGGCCCGACCCGTTGCCGGCCCCGGTGATGCCTCCGCTGCGGCTGCGGCCGAGAGATTGA
- a CDS encoding MinD/ParA family ATP-binding protein: MSNTDPYGAVPDWPKVSANITEDGTAEVTINGSPRTVLSGGGDVARARAAVLEHLSVQTAGLGRPLRVETIDPEGRSQLVVHPDGRVLPLDEQPPDSTARAWEQVAPGPLPGSARRPKIGRSKHGPLRDALGARTAGSEATLPADAYEAPAETAPVTPITAVPQAVPAAETVTARPATPQPAPQPTPEPSGRPTPEAVTPPLTPVTPNTPPTGAVPIPSSTNQTAKELGVPQPKPTLPDLLATRPPAPNGPAVNGWQALVRRVSGGLLSPTPSSRELEYREAVGSVQRSLRGPKTVVVVNPKGGAHKTTATLLIASTFGMHRGGYTLAWDNNETRGTLGWRANPARHTNTAVDLLRDLDRFTDVRSSRVGDLDNYVRSQGSAQFDVLASDEDAASAASIDDGAFDQLHKALARFYRVLVVDTGNNMRASNWQAAVNAADQLVIVSTIREDTAASAAWLADGLRAAGQEELVHKAVTVLSAPAKKPEPALHDRLHDHFGNLTRVVLDVPHDPALVSGGPITYDALSPTSRTAWLRVTAAIADGL, translated from the coding sequence GTGAGCAACACCGATCCGTACGGCGCCGTGCCCGACTGGCCGAAGGTCAGTGCGAACATCACTGAGGACGGCACCGCCGAAGTCACGATCAACGGTTCCCCGCGAACGGTGCTCAGCGGTGGCGGCGACGTCGCCCGGGCCCGGGCCGCGGTGCTCGAGCACCTGAGTGTGCAGACGGCCGGTCTCGGCCGTCCGCTGCGGGTCGAGACGATCGACCCCGAGGGCCGCTCGCAGCTGGTCGTGCACCCCGACGGCCGTGTGCTGCCGCTCGACGAGCAGCCGCCGGACTCGACGGCCCGCGCCTGGGAGCAGGTCGCGCCCGGCCCGCTGCCCGGTTCGGCCCGGCGCCCGAAGATCGGCCGCTCCAAGCACGGCCCGCTGCGCGACGCCCTGGGCGCGCGCACCGCCGGCAGCGAGGCCACCCTCCCGGCGGACGCCTACGAGGCTCCCGCCGAGACCGCGCCGGTCACCCCGATCACCGCTGTCCCGCAGGCGGTTCCGGCCGCCGAGACCGTCACGGCCCGCCCGGCCACCCCTCAGCCCGCTCCCCAGCCGACCCCCGAGCCGTCAGGCCGGCCGACCCCGGAGGCCGTCACGCCGCCCCTCACCCCGGTCACCCCGAACACCCCGCCGACCGGCGCCGTGCCGATCCCGTCGTCCACCAACCAGACGGCCAAGGAACTCGGTGTGCCGCAGCCGAAACCGACGCTCCCCGACCTGCTCGCCACGCGTCCCCCGGCCCCCAACGGCCCTGCCGTCAACGGCTGGCAGGCGCTCGTGCGCCGGGTCTCCGGCGGCCTCCTGTCCCCCACGCCGAGCAGCCGTGAACTGGAGTACCGCGAGGCCGTCGGCTCGGTGCAGCGCAGCCTGCGCGGCCCGAAGACCGTCGTGGTGGTGAACCCCAAGGGCGGCGCCCACAAGACCACCGCCACGCTGCTGATCGCCTCGACGTTCGGCATGCACCGCGGCGGCTACACCCTGGCCTGGGACAACAACGAGACCCGGGGCACCCTGGGCTGGCGCGCCAACCCGGCCCGGCACACCAACACCGCGGTCGACCTGCTGCGCGATCTCGACCGGTTCACCGACGTGAGGTCCTCCCGCGTGGGCGATCTCGACAACTATGTGCGATCGCAGGGCAGCGCCCAGTTCGACGTGCTGGCCAGCGACGAAGACGCCGCCTCGGCCGCCAGCATCGACGACGGCGCGTTCGACCAGCTGCACAAGGCCCTCGCCCGCTTCTACCGGGTCCTGGTCGTCGACACCGGCAACAACATGCGGGCCTCGAACTGGCAGGCCGCGGTCAACGCCGCCGACCAGCTCGTGATCGTGTCCACCATCCGCGAGGACACGGCCGCCTCCGCCGCCTGGCTCGCCGACGGCCTGCGCGCCGCCGGCCAGGAAGAGCTCGTGCACAAGGCGGTCACCGTGCTCAGCGCTCCGGCCAAGAAGCCGGAACCGGCTCTGCACGACCGGCTTCACGACCACTTCGGCAACCTCACCCGCGTCGTGCTCGACGTTCCCCACGACCCGGCGCTGGTCTCCGGCGGGCCGATCACCTACGACGCGCTCTCGCCCACCAGCCGCACGGCCTGGCTGCGGGTCACCGCCGCGATCGCCGACGGCCTGTAA